From the genome of Ectobacillus sp. JY-23, one region includes:
- the tnpB gene encoding IS66 family insertion sequence element accessory protein TnpB (TnpB, as the term is used for proteins encoded by IS66 family insertion elements, is considered an accessory protein, since TnpC, encoded by a neighboring gene, is a DDE family transposase.): MKYDYTAVKNIYIICGKTDMRKGIDGLATLIQDSFELDPYGDSIFLFSGWSKDRYKCLYFAVFV; the protein is encoded by the coding sequence GTGAAGTACGATTACACAGCGGTAAAAAACATATACATTATTTGCGGCAAGACAGACATGAGAAAAGGAATTGATGGACTGGCAACACTGATTCAAGATTCTTTCGAACTTGATCCCTACGGCGATTCAATTTTTCTGTTTTCTGGCTGGAGTAAAGATCGCTACAAATGTTTGTATTTCGCTGTTTTCGTATAG
- a CDS encoding IS1595 family transposase — MWRHVYRDFGDLSKSEQLALFEAMKQDLFPEEREDIAKMLKDIRETRFSSGLACLHCGSVSVKKNGKYRARQRYLCKDCGKTFNDMTNTPLAGSRYPHKWLKYFDMMVEGCTLPKIFEALEIHISTAFYWRHKILNALRSLGNQTLKGIVESDETFFLESDKGKKSITDRKPRKRGGVATKRGISKEQVCVLVAQDRNGQVISQMAGKGRIKSTDIDRVLGAFIDTSALLCSDTATNYKKFAKDKGLQHEMVNVRKGIYVKKSIFHIQHVNAYHKRLKQFMHRFQGVATKYLDNYLFWFRYLEHTKKVAHKERVKQLLFSAVHKSNYMTVEMFRRSA; from the coding sequence ATGTGGAGACACGTTTATCGTGATTTTGGCGACCTATCAAAATCAGAGCAATTAGCGTTATTTGAAGCAATGAAACAAGACTTATTCCCTGAAGAACGAGAAGATATTGCCAAGATGCTAAAAGATATTCGTGAAACTCGTTTTTCCAGTGGTTTGGCTTGCCTCCATTGTGGAAGCGTATCGGTCAAGAAGAATGGCAAATATCGTGCGAGACAACGATATTTGTGCAAGGACTGTGGGAAGACATTTAACGATATGACCAATACTCCATTGGCAGGTTCTCGATACCCTCATAAATGGCTTAAATACTTTGATATGATGGTAGAAGGCTGTACACTACCTAAAATCTTCGAGGCTTTAGAAATCCATATTTCTACGGCTTTTTATTGGCGACATAAAATTTTGAATGCTCTCCGTTCATTGGGCAATCAAACTCTAAAAGGGATTGTTGAAAGCGATGAAACCTTTTTCTTGGAAAGTGACAAAGGGAAGAAGTCTATTACTGACAGAAAACCTCGTAAGCGTGGCGGTGTCGCAACAAAACGAGGCATTTCGAAGGAACAGGTTTGTGTTCTTGTAGCACAAGACCGAAATGGACAAGTCATCTCTCAAATGGCAGGGAAAGGTAGGATTAAATCAACAGATATAGATAGGGTATTAGGTGCATTTATCGACACCTCTGCTTTGTTATGTTCAGATACAGCTACGAACTATAAAAAGTTTGCCAAAGATAAGGGATTACAGCACGAAATGGTGAACGTGCGGAAAGGGATTTATGTGAAAAAATCTATCTTCCATATTCAACACGTCAATGCTTATCACAAACGGCTAAAACAATTTATGCACCGTTTTCAAGGAGTGGCAACCAAATATCTTGATAACTATTTGTTTTGGTTCAGATACCTTGAACATACCAAAAAGGTGGCTCACAAAGAACGAGTGAAGCAACTTTTATTTAGTGCTGTCCATAAATCAAACTATATGACAGTTGAGATGTTTAGAAGAAGTGCATAA
- a CDS encoding Type 1 glutamine amidotransferase-like domain-containing protein encodes MKLLLTSNGFYNDAIKEQFLKLINGEPNELDVAIITTASPQKDNNRFAQKAKEDFKDMGFQNIDFIDIEFDNLKSLAHKDVIYINGGNPFNLLFHTKQSGADSIFRDLVNKNVVIVGVSAGAVLLGPNIKVVHFFTPQMDTLNTKDFSALDLTDKIVFPHYDREDLFKDSTNKTIEDRLKEFEILEGCEVTRLKDDEYITVEK; translated from the coding sequence TTGAAATTGTTACTAACCTCTAACGGTTTTTACAATGATGCTATTAAAGAGCAATTTTTAAAACTCATTAACGGCGAACCTAATGAACTGGACGTTGCTATTATCACAACTGCATCGCCGCAGAAGGATAATAATAGGTTTGCTCAGAAGGCGAAAGAGGACTTTAAAGATATGGGGTTTCAAAACATTGATTTCATTGATATAGAGTTTGATAACCTAAAAAGTCTTGCACATAAAGATGTCATATACATCAATGGTGGAAATCCATTCAATTTATTATTTCACACTAAACAAAGTGGGGCAGATAGTATCTTTCGAGATTTAGTTAACAAAAATGTTGTTATTGTAGGTGTAAGTGCTGGTGCTGTTCTACTTGGTCCAAACATTAAAGTCGTTCATTTCTTCACACCGCAAATGGATACATTAAATACTAAGGATTTTTCTGCATTAGACTTAACGGACAAAATTGTTTTTCCTCACTATGACCGAGAAGATTTGTTCAAGGATAGTACAAACAAGACAATTGAAGATAGACTAAAAGAATTTGAAATACTTGAAGGATGCGAAGTTACGAGATTAAAGGATGATGAATATATCACAGTAGAAAAGTAA